A portion of the Phycisphaerales bacterium AB-hyl4 genome contains these proteins:
- the proB gene encoding glutamate 5-kinase, translating into MPSTELRQTVLCNARRIVVKVGTGLLTSPDPDRPGLDLNYIRRIARQIAGLREQGYEVTLVASGAIGAGCLELGLKQRPRDVADLQAVAAVGQRKLMAHMHQAFARQKIHVAQMLVTRGDFDDRVRFLNIRNCVTRIHEHGCIPIINENDTVAVDELRFGDNDMLAALTANAIRADALLLLTVVDGLLDEQGNRVDLIDNVTDMLSLARRDTSQWGTGGMLSKLEATRVVTEAGEIAVIANGQEKNVLARLLAGEALGSVFVPATRKLDSRQRWIALTARPAGTITIDEGAVRAVTGRGKSLLATGIADITGRFERGDVALIRDPRGREVARGLSNYSADELRLIRGKRSTQFANILGRSAYDEVIHRNNLVVLTPSDGR; encoded by the coding sequence ATGCCTTCGACCGAGCTCCGACAAACCGTCCTTTGCAACGCCCGCCGCATCGTCGTCAAGGTCGGCACGGGGCTGCTCACTTCGCCCGACCCGGACAGGCCGGGGCTGGATCTGAACTACATCCGCCGCATCGCCCGCCAGATCGCCGGGCTGCGCGAGCAGGGGTACGAGGTGACGCTCGTCGCCAGCGGTGCGATTGGCGCCGGCTGCCTTGAACTGGGGTTGAAGCAGCGCCCGCGCGACGTGGCCGACCTGCAGGCCGTCGCCGCGGTGGGGCAGCGGAAGCTAATGGCGCACATGCATCAGGCGTTCGCCCGGCAGAAGATTCATGTGGCGCAGATGCTCGTCACGCGCGGGGACTTCGACGACCGCGTCCGCTTTTTGAACATTCGCAATTGCGTCACTCGCATTCACGAGCATGGTTGCATCCCGATCATCAACGAAAACGACACCGTCGCTGTCGACGAGCTACGTTTCGGCGATAACGACATGCTCGCAGCGCTGACCGCCAACGCCATCCGTGCCGACGCGCTATTGCTGCTGACGGTGGTCGACGGTCTGCTGGACGAGCAAGGCAACCGCGTCGACCTGATCGACAACGTGACGGACATGCTCAGCCTGGCTCGCCGTGATACGAGTCAATGGGGCACGGGCGGCATGTTGTCGAAGCTCGAAGCGACGCGAGTCGTCACTGAAGCGGGTGAGATCGCGGTGATCGCCAATGGGCAAGAGAAGAACGTGCTCGCACGCCTGCTCGCGGGCGAGGCCCTTGGCAGCGTGTTCGTGCCGGCGACACGCAAGCTCGACAGTCGACAGCGCTGGATCGCGCTCACGGCCAGGCCCGCGGGGACAATCACCATCGACGAGGGGGCGGTGCGGGCCGTGACTGGCCGTGGCAAGAGCTTGCTCGCGACCGGCATCGCCGACATCACCGGCCGATTCGAGCGCGGTGACGTCGCACTCATTCGCGACCCGCGCGGCCGCGAGGTCGCTCGCGGACTGAGCAACTACAGTGCCGACGAGCTGCGGCTGATCCGTGGCAAGCGATCGACGCAGTTCGCCAACATCCTCGGCAGATCGGCATACGATGAAGTCATCCACCGCAACAATCTCGTCGTGCTCACACCCAGCGATGGGCGATAG
- the trmD gene encoding tRNA (guanosine(37)-N1)-methyltransferase TrmD has translation MRLDLLTLFPEMFAGVLGSSILKRAAEPLKDPATGNVRPPVVEYHLANLRDHTTNKHQKVDQPPYGGGPGMVIQSQVVWDAVHAVEAQDPRPATRVVMTPQGKPLTHAIVEQLARKPRLMLIAGHYEGFDERVLDALRDEPAGLEEISIGDYVLSGGELPAMVLLDAVVRLIPGALGTQASAHDESFSSELGGLLDYPHYTRPRTWQGRDVPDVLLSGDHAKINAWRLEQARQRTADRRPDLLGQPAAIGRSTITVLRTEQPSDIDAVDRVLREAFPTDAEAKLVRALRDQREAVTSLVAEVDSEVVGHVMLSPVTFADQPSVRGMVGLAPVAVRPTWQGRGIGAALVRQALAEAKQLASRAVVVLGEPTYYQRFGFEPASPLGLTSDYGSGPEFMIALLRGPLPATWQGHIQYAKSFQSL, from the coding sequence ATGCGCCTCGACCTGCTCACCCTCTTCCCCGAAATGTTCGCTGGCGTGCTCGGCTCGAGCATCCTCAAACGCGCCGCCGAGCCGCTCAAAGACCCGGCCACGGGCAACGTGCGCCCACCCGTCGTCGAGTATCACCTCGCCAACCTCCGCGACCACACCACAAACAAGCACCAGAAAGTCGACCAGCCACCCTACGGCGGCGGACCCGGCATGGTCATCCAAAGCCAGGTCGTCTGGGACGCGGTCCACGCCGTCGAAGCGCAAGACCCACGCCCAGCCACGCGCGTCGTCATGACCCCGCAGGGCAAGCCGCTTACCCATGCAATCGTGGAGCAACTCGCACGAAAGCCACGCCTCATGCTGATCGCCGGCCACTACGAAGGCTTTGACGAACGCGTGCTCGACGCCCTTCGCGATGAGCCGGCCGGCCTCGAAGAAATCAGCATCGGCGACTACGTGCTCTCTGGCGGCGAGCTACCCGCTATGGTCCTGCTCGACGCTGTCGTCCGGCTCATCCCCGGCGCGCTGGGCACGCAAGCCTCCGCTCACGACGAAAGCTTCTCGTCCGAACTCGGCGGCCTGCTCGACTACCCCCACTACACCCGCCCGCGCACCTGGCAAGGCCGTGACGTGCCCGACGTGCTGCTGTCGGGCGATCACGCAAAGATCAATGCATGGCGGCTCGAACAGGCCCGCCAACGCACCGCTGACCGCCGCCCCGACCTGCTCGGCCAACCCGCCGCCATCGGCCGATCCACCATCACCGTCCTTCGCACGGAACAGCCGAGCGACATCGACGCTGTCGACCGTGTGCTTCGCGAAGCCTTCCCCACCGATGCCGAGGCGAAGCTCGTTCGCGCGTTGCGCGATCAGCGTGAGGCTGTGACGTCGCTCGTGGCCGAGGTCGATAGTGAAGTGGTGGGCCACGTCATGCTCAGCCCCGTGACATTCGCCGACCAACCATCGGTGCGCGGCATGGTCGGCCTGGCGCCCGTGGCGGTACGGCCGACCTGGCAAGGTCGTGGCATCGGCGCGGCGCTGGTGCGTCAAGCGCTGGCCGAGGCAAAGCAACTCGCGTCGCGCGCGGTCGTCGTGCTCGGCGAGCCGACGTATTACCAGCGCTTCGGCTTCGAGCCCGCCTCGCCGCTGGGCCTGACCAGCGACTACGGCAGCGGCCCCGAGTTCATGATTGCCCTGCTGCGCGGACCGCTACCAGCAACATGGCAAGGCCACATCCAATACGCAAAATCTTTCCAATCACTCTAA
- the rpsP gene encoding 30S ribosomal protein S16 produces the protein MVKLRLKRFGRRNRPYYRLNAMDQRAARDGRVIEELGWFDPLAADGKQHELKTDRIQYWFSVGAQPSGTVADLLRKSGYDLPERLKKTSGKKLMKEKKSS, from the coding sequence ATGGTCAAACTTCGTCTCAAGCGTTTCGGTCGTCGTAACCGTCCCTACTATCGCCTCAATGCCATGGACCAGCGCGCCGCTCGCGACGGTCGGGTTATCGAGGAACTCGGTTGGTTCGACCCGCTGGCCGCCGATGGCAAGCAGCACGAACTGAAAACCGACCGCATCCAATACTGGTTCAGCGTCGGCGCTCAGCCCAGCGGCACCGTGGCCGACCTGCTTCGCAAGTCCGGATACGACCTGCCCGAACGTCTCAAGAAGACCAGCGGCAAGAAGCTGATGAAAGAAAAGAAGTCGAGCTGA
- a CDS encoding ABC transporter ATP-binding protein: MIAAPTTAPTAVHDAPASQQPLLEVRNLKTYFPVKRGLLRRTVGQVEAVNDVSFTIGQQETLGLVGESGCGKSTVGRTLLRLIPASDGEVIFDGRNVFDANRAEMKKLRRQMQIIFQDPVGSLNPRMTVARIIGEPIHVHGLASGSELEDRVASLLKRVGLHADHGHRYPHEFSGGQRQRIGIARALALEPRFIVCDEPVSALDVSIQSAILNLLNDLQDEFGLSYLFIAHNLAVVEHFCDRVAVMYLGKIVELADRDTLYRNPLHPYTKALLSAAPTPDPNTKRQRIMLEGDVPSPIRLFHGDAVKAHSGEPAVREEKGVTYISRESLLDRPPLKEVPGEPGHFVSTHTFDN; this comes from the coding sequence ATGATCGCCGCCCCGACGACCGCCCCCACCGCCGTGCACGATGCTCCCGCCAGCCAGCAGCCGCTGCTGGAGGTGCGCAATCTCAAAACCTACTTCCCCGTCAAGCGCGGCCTGCTTCGCCGAACGGTCGGCCAGGTCGAAGCCGTCAACGACGTCTCATTCACCATCGGCCAACAGGAAACGCTCGGCCTCGTTGGTGAGTCCGGCTGCGGCAAGTCCACCGTCGGACGAACGCTCCTTCGACTCATCCCCGCCAGCGACGGCGAAGTGATCTTCGACGGCCGAAACGTCTTCGACGCCAACCGCGCGGAGATGAAGAAGCTCCGACGCCAGATGCAGATCATCTTTCAGGATCCCGTCGGCTCGCTCAACCCACGCATGACCGTCGCACGCATCATAGGCGAACCCATTCACGTGCACGGCCTCGCCTCCGGCAGCGAACTCGAAGACCGCGTCGCTTCCCTGCTCAAACGCGTCGGCCTCCACGCTGACCACGGCCACCGATACCCCCACGAATTCTCAGGCGGTCAACGCCAGCGCATCGGCATCGCCCGGGCGCTCGCCCTCGAACCCCGCTTCATCGTCTGCGATGAGCCCGTGTCCGCCCTCGATGTCTCCATTCAGAGCGCGATCCTCAACCTGCTTAACGATCTCCAGGATGAGTTCGGCCTCAGCTACCTGTTCATCGCCCACAACCTCGCCGTCGTCGAACACTTCTGCGACCGCGTCGCCGTGATGTACCTCGGCAAGATTGTCGAACTCGCCGACCGCGACACGCTCTACCGCAACCCGCTTCACCCGTACACCAAAGCGCTGCTCTCCGCCGCCCCCACGCCCGACCCGAACACCAAACGCCAGCGCATCATGCTCGAAGGCGACGTCCCCAGCCCCATCCGCCTCTTCCACGGCGACGCTGTAAAGGCCCACTCCGGCGAGCCCGCCGTACGCGAGGAAAAAGGTGTCACCTACATCTCCCGCGAAAGCCTGCTCGACCGCCCCCCGCTCAAAGAAGTGCCAGGCGAACCGGGCCACTTCGTCTCAACCCACACCTTCGACAACTAA
- a CDS encoding CocE/NonD family hydrolase — protein sequence MKTVERLPREIREMTYVQIPMPDGIRLAVRLWLPVDAEQHPVPAILEYIPYRQRDWTARRDSITHPYLAGHGYACARVDLRGSGDSEGVLQGEYLEQELIDGEHVIAWLADQPWCDGSVGMMGISWGGFNGLQIAARQPPALKAIITIASTDDRYADDVHYAGGCLLGENLSWASTMFAYNTGPPDPEHVGEGWRDMWLKRLADSGLWLEDWLTHQRRDDFWKHGSINEYFDAIQCPVMAVSGWADAYTNAVFRLLEYLNVPRCGLVGPWSHKYPHFGVPGPAIGFLQEAVRWWDQWLKHIDTGIMNEPMLRAYVQDSVPPATGYKRRPGWWVGEPTWPSPNIGTRRFHLSYRGLVPDTLHDALPVQHSMSVQSPLSLGLFAGKWCSEAAPPDLPDDQRHEDGGALTFDTAPLSNDLEVLGPPVIELELSVDRPVAMVAVRLSDILPDGRATRVSYALLNLTHRHSHEHPEPVVPHKRYRVQIQLNDIGQLFPAGHCVRVALSTSYWPLAWPPPEPVTLTVYPEASRLLLPQRLPHEADGPEVRFPEPEGAPGKPLVPLRPAEPSWRVIRDLPRDESCLEVVRDHGAWRVDDTGWTIESKAVEKYTVQHDDLKSLRGDTHWTRSYSRGDWSVKSISRTVLTSDETHFHLIADLDAYEGERRVFSRSWHRVIPRELL from the coding sequence CGACTCGATCACCCACCCCTATCTCGCCGGCCACGGCTACGCGTGCGCCCGCGTCGACCTGCGCGGCAGCGGCGACTCCGAAGGCGTCCTGCAAGGCGAATATCTCGAACAGGAACTCATCGACGGCGAACACGTCATCGCCTGGCTCGCCGACCAACCGTGGTGCGACGGCTCTGTGGGCATGATGGGCATCTCGTGGGGCGGGTTCAACGGCCTTCAGATCGCCGCCCGTCAACCGCCGGCGCTCAAGGCCATCATCACCATCGCCAGCACCGACGACCGCTACGCCGACGACGTGCACTACGCCGGCGGCTGTCTGTTGGGTGAAAACCTCTCATGGGCCTCGACCATGTTCGCCTACAACACCGGCCCGCCCGACCCGGAACACGTCGGCGAGGGCTGGCGCGACATGTGGCTTAAGCGCCTGGCAGACAGCGGCCTCTGGCTGGAAGACTGGCTCACCCACCAGCGCCGCGACGACTTCTGGAAGCACGGCTCGATCAACGAATACTTCGACGCCATTCAATGCCCCGTCATGGCGGTCAGCGGCTGGGCCGACGCGTACACCAACGCTGTGTTCCGGTTGCTCGAATACCTTAACGTGCCCCGCTGCGGGCTCGTCGGGCCTTGGAGTCACAAGTATCCGCACTTCGGTGTGCCCGGCCCGGCGATCGGCTTCCTGCAGGAAGCGGTCCGCTGGTGGGACCAATGGCTCAAGCACATCGACACGGGCATCATGAACGAGCCGATGCTGCGGGCCTACGTGCAGGACAGCGTGCCCCCCGCGACCGGCTACAAACGTCGGCCGGGCTGGTGGGTCGGCGAACCGACCTGGCCTTCACCGAACATCGGCACGCGCCGGTTCCACCTCTCCTATCGCGGCCTCGTACCCGATACCTTGCACGACGCCCTGCCGGTGCAACACAGTATGTCCGTGCAGTCGCCGCTGTCGCTCGGACTGTTCGCGGGCAAGTGGTGTTCCGAAGCCGCCCCGCCCGACCTGCCCGACGACCAACGACATGAAGATGGCGGCGCCCTCACCTTCGATACCGCGCCGCTCAGCAACGACCTGGAAGTGCTCGGCCCGCCGGTGATCGAGTTGGAACTCAGCGTCGACCGCCCTGTGGCGATGGTGGCGGTACGGCTGTCCGACATCCTGCCCGACGGCCGGGCCACGCGCGTCAGCTATGCCCTGTTGAACCTCACCCACCGCCACAGCCACGAACACCCCGAACCGGTCGTCCCGCACAAGCGATACCGTGTCCAGATTCAACTGAACGACATCGGCCAACTCTTCCCCGCCGGTCATTGTGTCCGCGTCGCGCTGTCGACCAGCTACTGGCCGCTCGCATGGCCCCCGCCCGAGCCGGTGACATTAACGGTCTACCCCGAGGCGTCGCGGCTGCTCTTGCCACAGCGGTTACCGCATGAAGCTGACGGGCCGGAGGTACGCTTCCCCGAGCCGGAGGGTGCCCCGGGCAAGCCGCTGGTACCACTACGGCCCGCCGAGCCGAGTTGGCGCGTCATCCGTGACCTGCCGCGCGACGAGTCATGCCTCGAAGTGGTCCGCGACCACGGTGCCTGGCGCGTCGACGACACCGGCTGGACCATCGAAAGCAAAGCAGTGGAAAAGTACACCGTGCAACACGACGATCTCAAATCGCTGCGCGGCGATACCCACTGGACCCGCAGCTACAGCCGCGGCGACTGGTCGGTCAAGTCCATCAGCCGAACGGTGCTGACCTCGGACGAAACCCACTTTCACCTGATTGCCGACCTCGACGCGTATGAGGGCGAGCGACGCGTCTTCTCCCGCAGTTGGCATCGCGTGATCCCGCGCGAGTTGCTGTGA